One region of Lytechinus pictus isolate F3 Inbred chromosome 8, Lp3.0, whole genome shotgun sequence genomic DNA includes:
- the LOC135154937 gene encoding uncharacterized protein LOC135154937 encodes MVYSPIPVDTESSTDHLRVKDSNTGRNKLREEIQKLRAEVLAYEPGKASVHPKRVEFPENLYIGLFGRTGCGRTSLITSLKYATHGRLRRAKWLQVATQEKAGGHTMFIKIADITKRIFVIHNRGLDDPFTNRATAELFGQLAGERGYGSKVEWQEDGDEDKAERDFVEQNEGHKLGCAVFVFR; translated from the exons ATGGTTTATAGCCCCATTCCTGTCGATACTGAGAGCTCTACCGATCACCTTCGTGTAAAGGACAGTAACACGGGCAG AAATAAGCTAAGAGAAGAAATCCAGAAGCTCAGAGCAGAGGTGTTGGCGTATGAACCGGGTAAAGCATCGGTGCATCCTAAACGAGTTGAATTCCCGGAGAATCTTTACATAG GACTTTTTGGCCGAACAGGATGCGGGAGAACATCGCTGATAACTTCCCTGAAGTATGCCACTCATGGAAGATTGCGAAGAGCTAAATGGCTACAGGTAGCTACACAGGAGAAGGCCGGTGGGCACACCATGTTCATAAAAATAGCTGATATTACGAAGAGGATTTTTGTGATTCATAACCGCGGCCTCGATGACCCTTTCACCAATCGAGCAACTGCAGAACTGTTTGGACAGTTAG CTGGAGAGCGAGGATATGGATCAAAAGTCGAATGGCAAGAGGATGGAGACGAGGACAAAGCAGAACGGGACTTTGTCGAGCAAAACGAAGGACATAAACTTGGTTGCGCGGTCTTTGTATTTAGGTAA